GCACGTTCGCGCCTGGGAAAAGCCCTCCGATCACGTACCGGTGGCTGTCGAACTGGCGCTCTAGACGAACAGGCCGCGGTCGCGGACCAGCATTTCCTTCATCGGATTCCAGTCGAATTCGGCCCGCACGATGCCATGGTCGGTGGCACCAATGGACGTTCGCGAATCCTTGTCGTCGAAGATCAGGTGATCGTTGTAGACGATCATTTCCTTGAACGACCATTTGCGATTGATTGCGTGATCGTAAAAGGCGTCGGACACCAGAATGTGGTCGAGGCTCTCCAACTTCTGCTTGAAGATATGCGTATAGTAGACGTGGCGGAAGGACCGTAGCTGCTGCAGCTTCTCCACCGAATAGAGCCCTGCGTCGGACTTCGAGCCGGCAGCGCTCTTCTCGAAGAAGCGGTAGCCCGGATCGCCCGTCAGAAGCTCGGTGGAGGTCGAGAGCGTCCCGTCGTTCAGGTCGCCGACAACAATGAAGGGCGTGTCGTTGCCCTTCATCTCGGTGTCGAGGATCGCCCTCAGGGCGCCTGCTTCCGCGATGCGCCGCACATGCGCGACCACGGTCTTGGCGATCTGGGCATGGTGCTCCAGCACGTCCGGCCGCGGGAAGCGGAAGGATAGCGTCGAGGGGCCCTTGGATTTCAGGTGCGCCACGACGACTGTGATCTCCGGCGGCTTCGGTCCCTCGCCCTCGGGCTGGATGCGAACCTTGAGCGGTGGCCGCGAGAAG
This region of bacterium genomic DNA includes:
- a CDS encoding endonuclease/exonuclease/phosphatase family protein, yielding MARNKRDISIATFNLYNLHLPGEPIYSDDDGWSQEQFAAKVAWTAQKLKQLDADVIAFQECWHVDALKACFAAAGLENDYDIAGRTLNPPGIQVALAARKGLMVGDPEWIEEFPEDCRFVDLKEARDAEEQVSITIKRFSRPPLKVRIQPEGEGPKPPEITVVVAHLKSKGPSTLSFRFPRPDVLEHHAQIAKTVVAHVRRIAEAGALRAILDTEMKGNDTPFIVVGDLNDGTLSTSTELLTGDPGYRFFEKSAAGSKSDAGLYSVEKLQQLRSFRHVYYTHIFKQKLESLDHILVSDAFYDHAINRKWSFKEMIVYNDHLIFDDKDSRTSIGATDHGIVRAEFDWNPMKEMLVRDRGLFV